One genomic region from Candidatus Xiphinematobacter sp. encodes:
- a CDS encoding glucose-1-phosphate adenylyltransferase, translating to MKVNLSPLPVHKTLAIIMGGGAGTRLFPLTKERAKPAVPLGGKYRLVDIPISNCLNSSIRSIYVLTQFNSTSLHRHINASYKFDSFTPSFVEILAAQQTPKSSRWYQGTADAVRQNLRYFLEQPYEYFIVLSGDQLYRMDYRAILRQHVETDAEITIATTPVSRASASGFGIMQTDEKCHIAHFVEKPKDPTILDTLKIPPDLLKAIGHSGSAELYQASMGIYVFNRSILSKCLDNDLEDFGRNVIPSAIRNHAVNAYVFQGYWEDIGTIRSFFKANLHLAEEFPPYSFHEAGAQTYTHPQFLPPSVIRTTFIDRAIISDGCMIERSTIERCVIGVRAIVKPGTKIKNSILMGADYYESDFPLPTTGPPSIGIGSDCSIEGAIIDKNARIGDRVLISPRGKSQNLDGEGFYIRDGIVVVPKNSVIPGGTLI from the coding sequence ATGAAAGTCAACCTCAGTCCCTTGCCGGTCCATAAAACCCTAGCCATCATTATGGGCGGGGGTGCCGGCACGCGACTCTTCCCTCTCACCAAGGAAAGAGCAAAACCGGCTGTCCCCCTCGGTGGAAAGTATCGTCTGGTAGACATTCCCATCAGTAATTGTCTGAACTCTTCAATACGAAGCATCTACGTTCTAACTCAATTTAACAGTACTTCACTTCATCGACACATTAACGCAAGCTATAAATTTGATAGTTTTACCCCCAGCTTCGTGGAAATTCTGGCGGCCCAGCAAACCCCAAAAAGCTCCAGATGGTACCAGGGAACTGCAGATGCTGTACGGCAAAACCTCCGTTATTTCCTGGAACAGCCCTACGAATACTTCATTGTCTTAAGTGGGGATCAGCTCTATCGCATGGACTACCGTGCCATCTTGCGCCAGCACGTGGAGACGGACGCAGAGATCACCATTGCAACCACTCCAGTTAGCCGGGCATCCGCCTCCGGGTTCGGTATTATGCAGACAGATGAAAAGTGCCACATTGCGCATTTTGTCGAAAAACCTAAGGACCCTACAATTCTGGATACACTAAAAATCCCACCCGATCTACTCAAGGCGATCGGCCATTCGGGAAGTGCTGAGCTCTACCAGGCATCTATGGGAATTTACGTTTTTAATCGCTCCATTCTCAGTAAGTGCTTGGACAACGATCTGGAGGACTTCGGAAGGAACGTCATTCCAAGCGCCATCCGGAACCATGCCGTCAACGCCTACGTTTTTCAAGGATATTGGGAAGATATCGGTACCATTCGCAGCTTTTTTAAGGCCAACCTGCACCTTGCCGAAGAATTCCCTCCTTACAGCTTCCATGAGGCCGGAGCGCAAACTTACACACATCCGCAATTCCTCCCCCCCAGCGTTATACGTACTACCTTTATTGATCGAGCTATTATTTCCGATGGTTGTATGATCGAGCGTTCTACCATAGAACGCTGTGTAATTGGTGTTCGCGCCATAGTTAAGCCGGGAACGAAAATAAAGAACAGCATCTTAATGGGTGCAGATTACTATGAGAGTGATTTTCCCCTTCCCACCACAGGCCCTCCAAGCATTGGGATTGGAAGTGATTGCAGCATTGAGGGGGCAATCATCGATAAAAATGCACGGATTGGAGATAGAGTACTGATCAGCCCTCGTGGTAAATCACAGAATCTAGATGGAGAGGGCTTTTACATCCGAGACGGCATTGTGGTAGTGCCGAAAAATAGCGTGATTCCGGGGGGGACTCTGATATAA
- a CDS encoding DUF1844 domain-containing protein, whose product MKATSLSLPTSSQRFLEFIRMQAQQALLFLGKIPHPSTGKVVQNFEAARLFIDQLEMLQEKTSGNLSPEESEILNVTLADVRLAYVRSTSNQSTVDESNATSSPLPFSQGGNNDAQEIVERKKKFSKNYGS is encoded by the coding sequence ATGAAAGCAACCTCACTCAGCCTTCCCACCTCTAGTCAGCGTTTCCTTGAGTTTATAAGAATGCAAGCCCAGCAGGCCCTCCTTTTCCTGGGAAAGATTCCGCACCCCTCCACGGGGAAAGTAGTGCAGAATTTCGAAGCGGCACGCCTATTCATTGATCAATTGGAAATGCTACAAGAAAAAACCAGTGGAAATCTCAGTCCGGAGGAATCTGAGATCCTCAATGTGACCCTTGCTGACGTGCGTCTTGCTTACGTGCGGTCAACTTCCAATCAATCTACAGTTGATGAGTCAAACGCGACATCGTCCCCTCTCCCCTTCTCGCAAGGGGGGAATAATGATGCCCAGGAAATTGTGGAAAGGAAGAAAAAATTCTCGAAGAATTATGGTAGCTAA
- the glmS gene encoding glutamine--fructose-6-phosphate transaminase (isomerizing), whose protein sequence is MCGIVGYVGKAAATPVLVDGLRRLEYRGYDSAGIATLTGETLHIRKTVGHISHLKSLLMRHPIEGTIGISHTRWATHGAVTAQNAHPHSDHSGRLAIVHNGVIENFQELREDLIANGGTLHSSTDTEVMAHLIGYFFGKSGTQGKVGLIEAIRQALRKVVGTYGMAVIHADVPGVLIGARHGSSLVLGIGKGEYLLASDISAIVPYTHKVVYLNDRDIVCLSEDGFEINTITGLESTYHITKVDLTMEDISKAGYPHYMLKEIFEQPTSVCNAIRGRLSLEEATAKLGGLETSNVELRAVEHLVFSGCGTAFHAGMVGKYLIESLAHISAECEFASELRYRNLPAPPSTTFVFVVSQSGETADTLAALRESRRKGYRTLGICNHVASAIARDSDGGVYMHAGLEIGVAATKSFTSQLTILALIALLFGRIHRLSHTDGLRIIDELERLPEKISRTLELHEQVRRIARKYAHAKSFLFLGRQCNYPVALEGALKLTEISYIAASGFPSAELKHGIIALVAPEIPSVFIAPEDSVLGKNLNNMQEVKARNGPVIAIGTEGNKSLARIADDVLLVPEAPEYISPILTVIPLQLLAYYIAVELGRDVDKPRNLAKSVTVE, encoded by the coding sequence ATGTGTGGAATAGTAGGCTACGTAGGCAAAGCGGCTGCTACACCAGTATTGGTAGACGGGCTCCGTAGGCTTGAGTATCGCGGCTACGATTCTGCTGGGATTGCCACCCTTACCGGTGAGACCCTGCATATTCGAAAAACAGTAGGGCATATCTCCCATCTTAAAAGTCTGCTGATGCGGCATCCTATCGAGGGAACGATAGGCATTAGCCATACGCGTTGGGCCACCCATGGGGCGGTAACCGCACAGAACGCGCATCCTCACTCCGATCATAGCGGCCGCCTTGCCATTGTCCACAATGGCGTCATTGAAAATTTTCAAGAACTCCGTGAGGATCTTATTGCCAATGGGGGAACCCTTCATTCTAGTACCGATACTGAAGTGATGGCCCATTTGATCGGCTATTTCTTTGGAAAGAGTGGCACACAGGGGAAAGTTGGACTCATAGAGGCAATTCGCCAAGCCCTTAGGAAAGTGGTCGGTACCTATGGAATGGCGGTTATCCATGCCGATGTCCCAGGTGTACTTATAGGTGCTCGACATGGAAGTTCCCTTGTACTGGGTATTGGCAAGGGGGAGTATTTGCTTGCGAGTGATATTAGCGCCATTGTGCCTTACACGCATAAAGTTGTTTATCTTAATGACCGTGACATTGTATGCCTTAGTGAGGATGGTTTTGAGATCAATACCATTACTGGATTAGAATCTACTTATCACATTACCAAGGTCGATCTCACTATGGAGGACATTAGCAAAGCTGGGTATCCTCATTACATGCTCAAGGAAATCTTTGAGCAGCCTACTAGTGTGTGTAACGCTATACGCGGGCGCCTCTCTTTGGAAGAGGCCACGGCAAAGCTAGGGGGGCTAGAGACAAGCAACGTAGAACTAAGAGCTGTGGAACATCTTGTGTTTAGTGGATGTGGCACTGCTTTTCACGCCGGGATGGTAGGAAAATATCTCATTGAGAGTCTTGCGCACATTTCTGCTGAGTGTGAATTTGCCAGTGAGCTCCGTTACCGTAACTTGCCGGCACCTCCTAGTACAACTTTCGTCTTCGTTGTTAGTCAAAGCGGGGAAACCGCGGATACTTTAGCAGCCCTGAGAGAGAGTCGCCGTAAGGGATACCGTACCCTTGGGATTTGCAACCACGTTGCGAGCGCTATCGCAAGGGATAGCGATGGAGGGGTGTACATGCATGCTGGACTGGAAATTGGCGTTGCGGCCACAAAGTCTTTTACCTCGCAACTTACCATCCTTGCCCTAATTGCCCTCCTCTTTGGCCGTATCCATCGTCTTTCGCACACCGATGGGTTGCGCATCATCGATGAATTGGAAAGATTACCGGAGAAGATATCCCGGACACTGGAGCTTCATGAACAGGTAAGACGCATTGCCCGCAAATATGCCCACGCTAAGTCATTCCTCTTTCTGGGTCGCCAATGTAACTATCCAGTCGCCCTAGAAGGGGCGCTAAAACTTACCGAGATTTCCTATATAGCAGCTTCTGGATTCCCAAGCGCTGAACTAAAACACGGCATTATTGCTCTCGTCGCTCCGGAAATTCCCTCTGTTTTTATTGCACCGGAGGACTCCGTCCTGGGAAAAAATCTTAATAACATGCAGGAGGTTAAAGCACGCAATGGCCCTGTTATAGCCATTGGCACTGAAGGAAATAAATCACTAGCACGGATAGCGGACGACGTCTTGCTTGTTCCGGAAGCACCAGAGTACATTTCCCCCATCCTTACAGTGATTCCTTTACAGCTTCTTGCCTATTATATTGCAGTTGAATTGGGACGTGATGTCGATAAACCAAGAAATCTTGCTAAGAGTGTTACCGTGGAATGA
- a CDS encoding menaquinone biosynthesis protein yields MRLGAVPYLNALPLRAAILGSLELEVPSRLVRRYESGLFDAALLPTYKILQQPRPLIVDGVCISSYGEVFSVFLAHRKPLEEIRYVSLDPSSCTSNALFRCLCAEFLGLSPEFSVRPLNHKDESHILIGDPAIDFRLSAPAGWRFLDLGAIWTSYTGLPFVYAAWSIREKSALQIAEFLRSAKRAGIQALAELIARRSNPIFTSTYLNTYIRYDLGELEKRSLVRFAELLYKHGLSSAGSCNPSFV; encoded by the coding sequence ATGCGGCTTGGGGCGGTTCCATACCTTAATGCGCTTCCGTTGAGGGCTGCCATTTTGGGGTCTCTAGAGTTGGAAGTGCCCTCACGCCTTGTAAGGCGCTACGAGTCGGGATTATTTGACGCAGCCCTTTTGCCCACATACAAAATCTTACAGCAGCCTCGTCCGTTAATTGTGGACGGTGTCTGTATAAGTTCGTATGGCGAAGTTTTTAGTGTGTTTCTTGCACATCGTAAGCCATTGGAGGAGATTCGGTATGTCTCTTTAGATCCCTCCTCTTGTACCTCTAATGCACTCTTTCGCTGCCTATGTGCTGAATTTCTCGGACTGAGCCCAGAATTTTCCGTGCGGCCGCTTAATCATAAGGACGAAAGTCACATTCTAATTGGGGATCCGGCTATTGATTTTCGACTGTCAGCGCCAGCAGGTTGGCGGTTTCTCGATCTTGGAGCAATTTGGACCTCTTATACAGGGCTGCCATTTGTGTATGCAGCGTGGTCCATAAGGGAAAAGTCGGCCCTGCAGATCGCGGAATTCCTCCGCTCAGCGAAACGAGCAGGGATACAAGCCCTAGCAGAGCTCATCGCTAGGAGGAGTAACCCTATCTTTACTTCAACCTACTTAAATACCTATATTCGCTACGATTTGGGGGAGCTAGAGAAGCGGAGCCTTGTTAGGTTTGCCGAGCTTCTTTACAAGCATGGCCTTAGTTCAGCCGGTTCTTGTAACCCCTCCTTCGTCTAG
- the mqnE gene encoding aminofutalosine synthase MqnE, translating into MSILQAIIVNSPNATPRPDRQLGEIISSVVSHELRPILKKVEHGRRISRQEGEILYGTQDLNGLGAIANLIRERKNGNFATYLHNRYINYSNICILSCQFCAFGAKKRDAHAFETGIQTIVQGVRQALSRGITEVHIVGGLHPTLKGEWYLELLSSLRALSKILHIKAFTAIEIRHFARRVFHLSIRDTLQLLRKHGLDSITGGGAEIFDSGVRRKICHAKETAEEWLEVHRTWHQMGGKSTSTMLYGHIETCAQRIAHLERLRALQDETGGFTGFIPLAFVPNATAMAHIQRISATEELKNLAISRIYLDNFEHITAYWVSLGLPVAQLALSYGVDDLHGTIMEERIFHMAGAVTPQKQTVASLKNAICETGRIPVERDSFYRHISQH; encoded by the coding sequence ATGTCGATACTTCAGGCAATTATAGTTAACTCGCCCAATGCCACGCCTCGTCCAGACAGGCAGCTCGGGGAGATAATTTCTTCTGTCGTGTCCCACGAGCTTCGCCCAATCCTCAAGAAGGTGGAACACGGGAGGCGTATCTCTCGGCAAGAAGGAGAGATTTTATACGGGACGCAGGACCTCAATGGACTAGGAGCCATCGCTAATCTCATACGGGAACGTAAGAACGGAAATTTTGCGACATATCTTCATAACCGCTACATTAACTACTCCAACATTTGCATCCTCTCCTGTCAGTTTTGCGCTTTCGGTGCCAAAAAGCGGGACGCTCATGCCTTTGAGACAGGCATCCAGACAATTGTACAAGGTGTCCGGCAGGCGCTATCCAGAGGCATTACCGAAGTTCACATAGTAGGAGGGTTACATCCCACATTGAAAGGAGAATGGTACCTGGAGTTGCTTTCTAGTCTTAGAGCACTGAGTAAGATCTTACATATCAAGGCATTTACAGCGATTGAAATCCGGCATTTTGCCAGACGTGTTTTTCATCTTTCCATTAGAGATACCCTACAACTTTTGCGCAAGCATGGTCTGGATTCCATTACTGGGGGAGGGGCAGAGATTTTTGATAGTGGAGTACGCAGGAAAATTTGCCATGCCAAGGAAACCGCGGAGGAGTGGCTAGAGGTCCATCGCACTTGGCACCAAATGGGTGGAAAAAGCACCAGCACCATGCTCTATGGTCATATCGAGACATGTGCTCAGCGCATTGCTCATTTGGAGCGACTTCGAGCACTTCAAGATGAAACTGGTGGATTTACCGGATTTATCCCCCTCGCATTTGTGCCGAATGCCACTGCCATGGCACACATCCAGCGTATTTCCGCTACCGAAGAGCTAAAGAATCTTGCTATTTCCAGGATCTACCTGGATAACTTCGAGCACATCACGGCTTATTGGGTCAGTCTGGGCCTCCCGGTGGCGCAGCTTGCTCTCAGTTATGGAGTGGATGATCTGCATGGCACCATTATGGAGGAAAGAATTTTTCATATGGCTGGCGCTGTCACCCCCCAAAAACAGACAGTGGCTTCCCTGAAGAATGCCATTTGCGAAACTGGTCGTATCCCAGTCGAGCGAGATAGCTTCTATCGTCACATAAGTCAACATTAG